A region of Flavobacterium indicum GPTSA100-9 = DSM 17447 DNA encodes the following proteins:
- the nadD gene encoding nicotinate (nicotinamide) nucleotide adenylyltransferase has translation MKIGLYFGTFNPIHIGHLIIANHMAEYSNLDQIWMVVTPHNPHKQKNTLLDDYHRLHMVHLATEDFPKIRPSDIEFKLPQPNYTVTTLAYLQEKYPKYEFALIMGEDNLNSFHKWKNYEVLLQNHDIYVYPRLNSGELDNQFANHPKIHRVGAPVIELSSTFIRESIKNGKNVIPMLPNKVWEYVEHNLFYKK, from the coding sequence ATGAAAATAGGTCTCTACTTCGGAACATTTAATCCCATTCATATTGGACATTTAATTATAGCCAATCATATGGCTGAGTATTCCAATTTAGACCAAATTTGGATGGTAGTTACTCCTCATAATCCACATAAACAAAAAAATACGTTGTTGGATGATTACCATCGTTTGCACATGGTGCATTTGGCCACTGAAGATTTTCCAAAAATTAGACCTTCAGATATTGAGTTTAAATTACCCCAACCCAATTATACAGTTACTACCTTAGCTTATTTACAAGAGAAATATCCAAAATACGAGTTTGCTTTAATCATGGGGGAAGATAATTTGAATTCCTTCCATAAATGGAAAAATTACGAAGTGTTATTGCAGAATCACGACATTTATGTATATCCTAGACTTAACTCGGGTGAATTAGATAATCAATTTGCGAATCATCCTAAAATTCACAGAGTAGGTGCGCCAGTAATTGAGTTGTCGTCTACATTTATTCGAGAAAGTATCAAAAACGGTAAAAATGTGATTCCTATGTTGCCCAATAAAGTATGGGAATATGTAGAACATAATTTGTTTTATAAGAAGTGA
- the gmk gene encoding guanylate kinase, with translation MTKGKLLVFSAPSGSGKTTIVKHLLSKEDLNLEFSISCTTRAPRGEEVHGKDYYFISWEEFKKHIKAEEFVEWEEVYTDNFYGTLKAEVERIWAKGKHVIFDIDVAGGLRIKSKFPNETLAVFVKPPSVDELKRRLKQRSTESEDKINMRIAKASVELATAPQFDTIIKNYDLDVAKEEAYKLVKDFISEK, from the coding sequence ATGACAAAAGGAAAATTATTAGTATTCTCAGCTCCATCAGGTTCAGGGAAAACCACTATAGTTAAACATTTATTAAGTAAAGAAGATTTAAATTTAGAATTTTCAATTTCATGTACCACTCGAGCACCAAGAGGTGAAGAAGTTCACGGAAAAGATTATTATTTTATTTCTTGGGAAGAGTTTAAAAAACACATCAAAGCGGAGGAATTTGTAGAATGGGAAGAAGTGTATACCGATAATTTTTACGGAACTTTAAAAGCTGAAGTAGAACGTATTTGGGCTAAAGGAAAACATGTGATTTTTGATATTGATGTGGCGGGTGGTTTGCGTATAAAAAGCAAATTTCCGAATGAAACCTTAGCCGTTTTTGTTAAACCACCAAGTGTAGACGAATTAAAGCGTCGTTTGAAACAACGTTCAACTGAAAGTGAAGACAAAATCAATATGCGTATTGCTAAGGCATCGGTAGAATTAGCCACTGCACCACAATTTGATACCATCATCAAAAACTATGATTTAGATGTGGCTAAAGAAGAAGCATACAAATTGGTAAAGGATTTTATTTCTGAAAAGTAA
- a CDS encoding YicC/YloC family endoribonuclease: MILSMTGFGKASLQLPTKKITVEVKSLNSKGLDLNVRMPSIYREMELGLRNQIAQKLERGKVDFSLFIEITGEETSSKINAPIVKGYIAQMKEILPNADETELMKMAVRMPDALKTERDEIDENEWKQIQTVIDEAVANMLNFRISEGAALEKEFMQRIENIRNFMNQALELDPERIAAIKERLQTAIDELKVEVDSNRFEQELIYYLEKLDITEEKVRLGNHLDYFIQTLAGSEANGRKLGFITQEMGREINTMGSKSNHAEMQKLVVLMKDELEKIKEQVLNVL, translated from the coding sequence ATGATATTATCCATGACAGGGTTTGGTAAAGCGAGTTTGCAATTACCAACAAAAAAAATTACTGTAGAAGTAAAATCGCTAAATAGTAAAGGCTTAGATTTGAATGTACGTATGCCCTCTATTTACAGAGAAATGGAGTTAGGGTTACGAAATCAAATTGCTCAAAAATTAGAAAGAGGTAAAGTGGATTTTTCTCTTTTTATTGAAATTACAGGTGAGGAAACTTCTTCTAAAATAAATGCCCCAATTGTTAAAGGATACATCGCTCAAATGAAGGAAATACTTCCAAATGCAGATGAAACCGAATTAATGAAAATGGCCGTTCGTATGCCCGATGCATTGAAAACGGAGCGCGATGAAATTGATGAAAATGAATGGAAACAAATTCAGACAGTAATTGATGAAGCAGTTGCTAATATGCTTAATTTTAGAATTTCTGAAGGTGCTGCACTAGAAAAAGAATTTATGCAACGTATTGAAAATATCAGAAATTTTATGAATCAGGCTTTGGAATTAGATCCCGAACGCATTGCAGCAATTAAGGAAAGATTGCAAACAGCCATTGATGAATTAAAAGTTGAGGTCGATTCGAATAGGTTTGAACAAGAATTGATTTACTACTTAGAGAAATTAGATATAACCGAAGAAAAAGTTCGTTTAGGAAATCATTTGGATTATTTTATACAAACTTTAGCCGGAAGTGAAGCTAATGGAAGAAAATTAGGTTTTATTACTCAAGAAATGGGAAGAGAAATCAATACCATGGGTTCAAAATCCAATCATGCAGAAATGCAAAAATTAGTTGTCTTAATGAAAGACGAATTAGAAAAAATTAAAGAACAGGTTTTAAATGTTTTATAA
- a CDS encoding DMT family transporter: protein MNSRAWALVCAWLVAIIYGVTFTIAKDVMPKFINAFGFIVFRVGGSTLLFWLFTLVGERFGFVPKEKIDKKDFPRIIACAFFGVAFNMLTFFKGLSYTSPIMGAVLMVTTPMIVLILSAFIMKERMKADKMLGILLGLAGTITLILYGKSTINASNAFLGNLLVFINAVSYGFYLILVKKLMDKYNAFTFVKWIYTFGFLMVLPFGFNEVQEVNWQVIPTAALLKIGFVVVFSTFLTYLLNLISMRQLKPTTVAVFIYLQPFFATVFAVSLGKDELNWVKIGSALLIFTGVYLVIRKK from the coding sequence ATGAATAGCAGAGCTTGGGCGTTAGTATGCGCATGGTTAGTTGCCATTATTTATGGAGTAACTTTTACTATAGCTAAAGATGTAATGCCAAAATTTATAAATGCTTTTGGTTTTATCGTTTTTAGAGTTGGGGGTTCTACATTGTTATTTTGGTTATTTACTTTAGTAGGTGAACGATTCGGTTTTGTGCCTAAAGAAAAAATTGATAAAAAAGATTTTCCAAGAATTATAGCCTGTGCTTTTTTTGGTGTAGCCTTTAATATGCTTACTTTTTTTAAAGGGTTGAGCTATACTTCTCCAATTATGGGAGCAGTTTTAATGGTAACTACACCTATGATTGTACTGATTTTGTCTGCTTTTATCATGAAAGAACGAATGAAAGCTGATAAAATGCTTGGTATTTTATTAGGGTTAGCAGGAACTATTACATTAATTCTTTATGGAAAATCAACGATAAATGCAAGTAATGCATTTTTAGGTAATTTATTAGTATTTATTAATGCTGTTTCTTATGGTTTTTATTTGATTTTGGTAAAAAAATTAATGGATAAATACAACGCATTTACTTTTGTAAAATGGATTTATACCTTCGGATTTTTAATGGTTTTGCCTTTCGGATTTAATGAAGTTCAAGAAGTAAATTGGCAAGTTATTCCAACAGCAGCATTGTTAAAAATTGGATTTGTTGTAGTGTTTTCCACCTTTTTAACCTATTTGTTAAATTTAATATCCATGCGTCAGTTAAAACCAACTACCGTGGCTGTTTTTATTTATCTTCAACCCTTCTTTGCAACCGTATTTGCTGTAAGTTTAGGGAAAGATGAATTGAATTGGGTGAAAATTGGATCTGCTTTATTGATATTTACTGGAGTATATTTAGTTATTAGAAAAAAGTAA
- a CDS encoding arsenate reductase family protein → MRKIYYLKTCDTCKRIIKALSSTEGFEFQDIKEESVTVKQVEEMHALTGNYEVLFSKRAKLYKEMGLKDANLSESDFKRYILEHYTFLNRPVIIVEDQIFVGNSPKVVEQAIKALSNE, encoded by the coding sequence ATGAGAAAGATTTATTACCTAAAAACCTGTGATACGTGCAAACGTATAATAAAAGCATTATCTTCAACTGAAGGGTTTGAATTTCAGGATATTAAAGAAGAAAGTGTTACAGTAAAGCAAGTAGAAGAAATGCACGCTCTAACAGGAAATTATGAAGTGTTGTTTTCTAAAAGAGCAAAATTGTACAAAGAAATGGGTTTAAAAGACGCAAATTTATCTGAATCTGATTTTAAACGATATATTTTAGAACATTACACATTTTTAAATCGTCCTGTGATTATAGTGGAAGATCAAATATTTGTTGGGAATAGCCCTAAAGTAGTGGAACAAGCAATTAAAGCCCTTTCAAATGAATAG
- a CDS encoding DinB family protein produces the protein MNANFSIWKTSRAIYLNFLNSYTLEQLNYVPEGMSNNIIWNIGHIIAAQQGLVYRLSGLTPLVSETFIDKYKNGSVPNGETTQEEVDEIKELLVSTLNQTITDFEKGKFTSYNEYQTKTGFLLRNSEDAIQFNNYHEGIHLGFIMKIKKYIK, from the coding sequence ATGAATGCAAACTTTTCAATTTGGAAAACCAGTAGAGCAATTTATTTAAATTTTCTTAACTCTTATACTTTAGAACAATTAAACTATGTACCTGAAGGAATGAGCAATAATATTATTTGGAACATAGGACATATTATTGCTGCACAACAAGGATTAGTTTACCGTCTTTCTGGTTTAACGCCATTAGTATCCGAAACTTTTATTGATAAATATAAAAATGGTTCCGTTCCAAATGGTGAAACTACACAAGAAGAAGTTGATGAAATTAAGGAACTTTTAGTTTCTACTTTAAATCAAACAATTACAGATTTTGAAAAAGGGAAATTCACTTCCTATAATGAATACCAAACAAAAACCGGCTTTTTGTTGAGAAATAGTGAAGATGCTATTCAATTTAACAATTACCACGAAGGCATTCATTTAGGATTTATAATGAAAATTAAAAAATATATTAAATAA
- a CDS encoding acyl-CoA thioesterase, with amino-acid sequence MAVFTKEISIRWSDLDPNFHLRHSAYYDFGAQHRMELLTELGLTALEMHKQHFGPILFKEECVFKREIHFGDKIFITTKMSKMKEDASRWSITHELIDEEGNLKAKITVDGAWMDTKLRKICNPTPQLAMDVLHAIPKAEDFIIYD; translated from the coding sequence ATGGCAGTTTTTACAAAAGAGATCTCTATTAGATGGTCTGATTTAGACCCAAATTTTCATTTACGACACAGCGCTTATTATGACTTTGGCGCACAACACAGAATGGAATTACTAACCGAACTAGGTCTAACCGCACTTGAAATGCACAAACAGCATTTTGGTCCAATACTATTTAAAGAAGAATGTGTATTCAAAAGAGAAATTCATTTTGGTGATAAAATATTTATTACCACAAAAATGAGTAAAATGAAAGAGGATGCTTCACGTTGGAGTATCACTCATGAATTAATTGACGAAGAAGGCAATCTAAAAGCAAAAATCACAGTTGACGGTGCATGGATGGATACTAAACTAAGAAAAATATGCAACCCTACTCCACAATTAGCTATGGATGTACTACATGCTATACCTAAAGCAGAAGATTTTATAATTTATGACTAA
- a CDS encoding RsiV family protein codes for MKRFLILLFLSILILPFANCTQKIVFERKQYNSSYPSKLTSDYNSANIKMEVVEAKNSDSINKIIFENIKEISSFIDNKKVTINNYNDIAKSFIASYKDVKNQVPNDKLRSWEYHIESNIEYETEDFVNIVINYYTSYGELEGFAEKRSLIFDKISGNQLKKADVFVNIPRLTQLVEMKFRSKYKILTYKSYNDQGFCMENNRFKLADNFIYNIDGITFFYNLNEIAPYERGHFEVFMSYDELDKYLQVK; via the coding sequence ATGAAACGATTTTTAATCCTATTATTTTTATCAATTTTAATTCTTCCTTTTGCCAATTGTACGCAAAAAATTGTTTTTGAGCGTAAGCAATACAATTCTTCCTATCCAAGTAAATTAACTTCAGATTACAATTCGGCCAATATTAAAATGGAAGTTGTAGAGGCGAAGAATTCTGACAGTATTAATAAAATCATTTTTGAAAACATCAAAGAAATTTCAAGCTTTATTGATAATAAAAAAGTGACCATCAATAATTATAATGATATAGCAAAAAGTTTTATTGCCTCTTATAAAGATGTAAAAAATCAGGTTCCAAATGATAAATTAAGAAGTTGGGAGTATCATATTGAATCAAATATTGAATATGAAACGGAAGATTTTGTGAATATTGTGATTAATTATTATACATCTTATGGAGAATTAGAAGGTTTTGCTGAAAAACGTTCCCTAATTTTTGATAAAATTTCTGGAAATCAATTGAAAAAAGCAGATGTTTTCGTAAATATTCCACGTTTGACTCAATTGGTTGAGATGAAGTTTAGATCGAAATATAAAATTTTAACATATAAATCTTATAACGATCAAGGTTTTTGTATGGAAAACAACCGATTTAAATTGGCAGATAATTTTATCTATAATATTGATGGAATAACTTTTTTCTACAATTTAAATGAAATAGCCCCTTATGAAAGAGGCCATTTTGAAGTGTTTATGTCTTATGATGAACTTGATAAATACCTGCAAGTAAAATAA
- the trxB gene encoding thioredoxin-disulfide reductase, which translates to MSDTIEKVKCLIIGSGPAGYTAAIYAARANMNPVLYQGQQPGGQLTTTNEVENFPGYPEGITGPEMMVQLQAQAQRFNADIRDGWATKVDFSGPIHKVWINGEKEIHADTVIISTGASAKYLGLESEQHYLKMGGGVSACAVCDGFFYRNQEVVIVGAGDSACEEAHYLSKMCKKVTMLVRTDKFRASRIMEERVRKTENIDILVNTSTVEVLGDGQVVTAVKVKNSVTGEEKEIPATGFFVAIGHKPNTDIFADFIDLDETGYIKNVPGTSKTNVAGVFVAGDAADHVYRQAITAAGTGCMAALDAERYLASKE; encoded by the coding sequence ATGTCAGATACAATAGAAAAAGTAAAATGCTTAATTATAGGTTCAGGTCCAGCAGGATATACAGCGGCAATTTATGCAGCTAGAGCAAATATGAATCCTGTTTTATATCAAGGGCAACAACCTGGAGGTCAATTAACAACTACTAATGAAGTAGAAAATTTCCCGGGATATCCAGAAGGAATTACAGGTCCTGAAATGATGGTGCAATTACAAGCACAAGCACAACGTTTTAATGCAGATATTCGTGATGGTTGGGCTACAAAAGTCGATTTTTCGGGTCCAATTCATAAGGTGTGGATTAACGGAGAAAAAGAAATTCATGCAGATACAGTAATTATTTCAACGGGTGCTTCAGCGAAATATTTAGGTTTAGAGTCTGAACAACATTATTTAAAAATGGGTGGTGGCGTTTCAGCTTGTGCTGTTTGTGACGGATTTTTCTACAGAAACCAAGAAGTAGTTATTGTTGGGGCAGGAGATAGCGCTTGTGAAGAGGCACATTACTTATCTAAAATGTGTAAAAAAGTAACTATGTTAGTGCGTACAGATAAATTTAGAGCTTCTCGAATTATGGAAGAGCGTGTACGTAAAACAGAGAATATTGATATTTTAGTAAATACTTCAACGGTTGAGGTTTTAGGTGATGGACAAGTAGTTACGGCTGTTAAAGTTAAAAATTCGGTAACTGGAGAAGAAAAAGAAATTCCGGCAACTGGATTCTTTGTAGCAATTGGACATAAACCTAATACAGACATTTTTGCTGATTTTATTGATTTAGATGAAACGGGGTATATTAAAAATGTACCAGGAACTTCAAAAACTAATGTAGCAGGTGTATTTGTAGCAGGTGATGCTGCAGATCATGTATACCGTCAGGCAATTACAGCAGCAGGAACAGGTTGTATGGCAGCTTTAGATGCAGAGAGATATTTAGCAAGTAAAGAATAA
- a CDS encoding TonB-dependent receptor: MKTILIFIATILMQFAWSQKIITGKVVNEKDMPLSGVNVYIEGTYDGNITDEKGEFVFTTEVTGKQILKVTLLGYETLTKEITIENYSFQSYRILQSVNTIEAVVISAGTIKAGDNSKISTLKPMDIVTTAGAVGDIVGALETMPGVNAVGESGRLFVRGGEAGETQTFVDGIRVAQPYGASPGNVPTRGRFSPFLFKGITFSTGGYSAEFGDALSSVLLLNTIDEPTQNQTDISIMSVGAGLGKTKKWTNNSLTINTSYINLQPYYNLAPQNLDWNKAPQTLAGEAVFRQKFKKGLLKVYTAYDFSEMNVNQKDINFSEKIQFGLTNKNLYSNASFKGNITDGLQVQTGLSFGFGTNQIGINFDKINNVERALHYKFKLRQTITGRIKWLAGTEFFHTNFDEKYTALNSNGIAYGYQNNSFAYFTELEVFLSTKLAFNAGLRSSNATVVGQRTWEPRASIAYKMAAKSQLSLAYGNFNQLPNSDYLKFASTPLEFEKTNHYILNYLYNDKGKMFRAEAYYKDYDQLIKYNTSLPQYNSNFSNSGTGYAKGIDLFWRDSKTVKNLDYWITYSFIDSKRDYRNYETQATPTFVANHNFSLVTKYFIEKWKSQLGTSYTFNSGRPYDNPNEVTFMNGKTKCYNNLSLSWAYLLSQQKILFFSITNVIGSTNVFGYQYANVPDSNGIYQRQPITQAADRFFFVGFFWTISDSKKENQLNQL; the protein is encoded by the coding sequence ATGAAAACAATTCTAATATTTATAGCAACAATCCTGATGCAGTTTGCTTGGTCGCAAAAAATAATAACTGGAAAAGTAGTGAATGAAAAAGATATGCCATTGTCTGGTGTCAACGTTTATATTGAAGGGACTTATGATGGAAATATTACAGATGAAAAAGGAGAATTTGTTTTTACGACAGAAGTTACTGGCAAGCAAATTTTAAAAGTAACACTATTGGGATATGAAACCTTAACAAAAGAAATTACTATCGAAAATTATAGTTTTCAGTCGTATCGAATTTTACAAAGTGTGAATACAATTGAGGCAGTGGTTATTTCTGCGGGAACAATAAAAGCGGGCGATAATAGTAAAATTTCAACATTGAAACCTATGGATATAGTAACGACAGCAGGAGCAGTGGGTGACATTGTGGGGGCTTTAGAAACCATGCCCGGAGTCAATGCAGTAGGCGAGAGTGGTAGGTTGTTTGTGAGAGGTGGGGAAGCAGGTGAAACACAAACTTTTGTTGATGGAATACGTGTTGCTCAACCGTATGGCGCTTCTCCCGGAAATGTACCTACCCGTGGGCGTTTTTCTCCATTTTTATTCAAAGGAATCACTTTTTCTACTGGTGGGTATAGTGCTGAATTTGGCGATGCTCTATCTAGTGTACTATTGCTCAATACCATAGATGAACCAACACAAAATCAGACGGATATTTCAATCATGAGTGTGGGAGCCGGATTGGGGAAAACAAAAAAATGGACGAATAATTCGCTCACTATTAATACATCCTATATTAATTTGCAACCGTATTATAATTTAGCACCACAAAATTTAGATTGGAATAAAGCACCACAAACATTGGCAGGAGAAGCTGTTTTTCGCCAAAAATTTAAAAAGGGATTGTTGAAAGTGTATACTGCTTACGACTTTTCTGAAATGAATGTAAATCAAAAGGATATTAATTTTTCTGAAAAAATTCAGTTTGGATTAACGAATAAAAATCTGTATTCAAATGCCTCGTTTAAAGGCAATATTACTGATGGTTTGCAAGTTCAAACAGGATTAAGTTTTGGCTTTGGGACCAATCAAATTGGGATAAATTTCGATAAGATCAATAATGTAGAAAGAGCGTTACATTATAAATTTAAGTTAAGACAGACTATAACGGGGAGAATTAAATGGTTGGCTGGAACAGAATTTTTTCACACGAATTTTGATGAGAAATATACCGCATTAAATTCAAATGGTATAGCCTATGGTTATCAAAATAATAGTTTTGCATATTTTACTGAATTGGAAGTGTTTTTGTCTACAAAATTGGCTTTCAATGCAGGATTGCGGTCTTCAAATGCGACTGTTGTTGGTCAAAGAACATGGGAGCCAAGAGCTTCTATTGCTTATAAAATGGCTGCAAAAAGTCAATTGTCTTTAGCCTATGGAAATTTCAATCAATTACCTAATTCTGATTATTTGAAATTTGCTTCCACTCCATTAGAATTTGAAAAAACCAATCATTATATCTTAAATTATTTATACAACGATAAAGGTAAAATGTTTCGAGCAGAAGCTTACTATAAAGACTATGATCAATTAATTAAATACAATACTTCACTACCTCAATACAATTCAAATTTTTCCAACTCAGGAACTGGTTATGCCAAAGGGATTGATTTATTTTGGAGGGACAGCAAAACGGTAAAAAACTTGGATTATTGGATCACTTATTCATTTATAGATTCTAAACGTGATTATAGAAATTATGAAACCCAAGCGACCCCAACTTTTGTTGCTAATCACAATTTTTCTTTAGTGACGAAATATTTTATTGAAAAATGGAAATCACAATTAGGAACTAGTTATACATTTAATTCGGGACGCCCCTACGATAATCCAAATGAAGTAACCTTTATGAACGGAAAAACAAAATGTTATAACAACTTAAGTTTAAGTTGGGCTTATTTACTTTCCCAACAAAAAATTTTATTTTTTTCCATTACCAATGTTATTGGGTCAACTAACGTTTTTGGCTATCAATATGCAAATGTGCCGGATAGTAATGGAATTTACCAAAGACAACCTATAACACAAGCTGCAGACCGTTTCTTTTTCGTAGGATTCTTTTGGACGATAAGTGATTCAAAAAAAGAAAATCAATTAAACCAATTGTAA
- a CDS encoding YciI family protein, translating into MKKIIIALTLLGSMYGFTQNNQNYDEALAKKVGAPDNGMKTYVFCLLTTGTNITATPEEKKKWFEGHMANINKLASEGKLVMAGPFMKNDKNYRGIFIFNCTTIEEAEKLVNSDPAVQANLLKADLTVWYGSAALVLMDELHKKITKTGF; encoded by the coding sequence ATGAAAAAAATAATTATTGCACTAACACTACTAGGTAGTATGTATGGTTTTACACAAAATAATCAGAATTATGATGAAGCATTAGCCAAAAAAGTTGGTGCTCCAGATAACGGAATGAAAACCTATGTTTTTTGTTTATTAACTACAGGAACTAATATAACGGCAACTCCTGAGGAGAAGAAAAAATGGTTTGAAGGACATATGGCAAACATTAACAAATTAGCTTCAGAAGGAAAATTAGTTATGGCAGGACCATTTATGAAAAATGATAAAAATTATAGAGGTATTTTTATTTTTAATTGTACGACTATTGAAGAAGCTGAAAAACTAGTTAATTCTGACCCAGCAGTTCAAGCCAACCTGTTAAAAGCCGATTTGACTGTATGGTATGGAAGTGCAGCATTAGTCTTAATGGATGAATTACATAAAAAAATAACTAAAACCGGATTTTAA
- a CDS encoding IS1096 element passenger TnpR family protein, with the protein MIYKFRVILDAEEDIFRDIAIESDNTLEDLHNAIVNAFGFDGTETGSFFTCEDDWTWNEEDEIPLFDTGDVPGEMKTMVDFAIEDLMHQDNTKMVYVYDFFNMWTFFVELAAIEEHEDGETYPALLFAHGELPAEAMQSGFRGADFNEEDIYGDFDDDMDDEDFDMFDGDDSFEDMGFEENWN; encoded by the coding sequence ATGATTTACAAGTTTAGAGTTATTCTTGATGCTGAAGAAGATATTTTTAGAGATATCGCCATTGAAAGTGACAACACTTTAGAAGATTTACATAACGCTATCGTTAATGCATTTGGATTTGATGGAACTGAAACAGGTTCATTCTTTACGTGTGAAGACGATTGGACTTGGAATGAAGAAGATGAAATACCACTTTTTGATACCGGTGATGTTCCAGGTGAAATGAAAACAATGGTAGATTTTGCTATTGAAGATTTAATGCACCAGGATAATACTAAAATGGTATATGTGTATGACTTTTTTAACATGTGGACGTTTTTTGTGGAATTAGCAGCTATTGAAGAACATGAAGACGGTGAAACCTATCCGGCGTTACTTTTTGCTCATGGGGAATTACCTGCAGAAGCTATGCAAAGTGGATTTAGAGGAGCTGACTTCAATGAAGAGGACATCTATGGTGATTTTGATGATGACATGGACGATGAAGATTTCGATATGTTTGATGGAGACGACAGCTTTGAAGACATGGGCTTTGAAGAAAATTGGAATTAA
- a CDS encoding nucleoid-associated protein, which yields MINLFNTHIENLSIHRVGNKSRNEAIFLSEQPYALNDEIMPLLKEYFFKSFREKEENYYQFAHEVDLEYNDMYNFATEIFNNPSSVHEVSKKITKHLFEQSNHPHIKNGEVYVAYFTHASIHNNPVDAIGIFKSEIKTDFLQFEEKESNLEMILQQGINLNKLDKGCIIFNHKKEEGYKILTVDSNRYDARYWLEHFLSVDVFQDETFMTKKYLQFCKDFAKEVVLPAEDKKEEVLFMNRAVNHFAKNDEFEETAFLNEVLDNPDLIPEFKNYKVDRGAKYSIEDVSSFPIANAAVTDVRKKLKNVIELDTNIQIKLDFVNPESAEKFVEKGWDEEKQMYYYLVYFNKEQKS from the coding sequence ATGATCAATTTATTTAATACACATATTGAAAATCTTTCTATTCACAGAGTAGGTAATAAAAGTAGAAACGAAGCCATCTTTTTATCGGAACAACCATATGCGTTGAATGATGAAATCATGCCTTTATTAAAAGAATATTTCTTTAAATCATTTCGTGAAAAAGAAGAAAACTACTATCAGTTTGCACACGAGGTTGATTTGGAATATAACGACATGTATAATTTTGCTACTGAAATTTTTAACAACCCAAGCAGTGTTCATGAAGTTTCAAAAAAAATAACGAAACATTTATTTGAACAATCGAACCATCCGCATATTAAAAACGGGGAAGTTTATGTTGCCTATTTTACGCATGCCTCAATTCATAATAACCCAGTAGATGCTATTGGTATTTTCAAAAGTGAAATAAAAACCGATTTCCTTCAGTTTGAAGAAAAAGAGTCGAACTTAGAAATGATTTTACAACAAGGAATTAATTTAAATAAGTTGGATAAAGGTTGTATCATTTTCAATCATAAAAAAGAAGAAGGTTATAAAATTTTAACGGTAGACAGTAACCGTTATGATGCTCGTTATTGGTTAGAACATTTTTTAAGTGTAGATGTATTCCAAGACGAAACGTTCATGACCAAGAAATATTTACAATTCTGTAAAGATTTTGCTAAAGAAGTAGTATTACCAGCCGAAGATAAAAAAGAAGAAGTACTATTTATGAATCGTGCTGTGAATCACTTTGCAAAAAATGATGAATTTGAAGAAACGGCGTTTTTAAATGAAGTATTGGATAATCCAGACTTAATCCCAGAATTTAAAAATTATAAAGTAGATCGTGGTGCCAAATACAGCATCGAGGATGTGTCTAGCTTCCCTATCGCTAATGCTGCAGTAACTGACGTTCGTAAGAAATTAAAAAATGTTATTGAGCTGGATACTAATATTCAAATTAAATTAGATTTCGTAAATCCCGAAAGTGCAGAAAAATTTGTTGAAAAAGGATGGGACGAAGAAAAACAAATGTATTATTACCTGGTTTATTTCAATAAAGAACAAAAATCATAA
- a CDS encoding DUF2200 domain-containing protein produces the protein MQNQRVYKMAFSSVYPHYIAKAEKKNRTKAEVDQIICWLTGYTENQLKEIIEGKIDFESFFSSAPQFNENASKITGVICGYRVEEIEDPLMQKIRYLDKLIDELAKGKTMEKILRNK, from the coding sequence ATGCAAAATCAACGTGTATATAAAATGGCTTTTTCAAGTGTGTATCCGCATTACATTGCTAAAGCCGAAAAAAAGAACAGAACAAAAGCCGAAGTGGATCAAATAATTTGTTGGTTGACCGGTTACACAGAAAATCAGTTAAAAGAAATTATAGAAGGAAAAATCGATTTTGAATCTTTTTTCTCAAGCGCGCCACAATTCAATGAAAACGCTTCTAAAATTACGGGGGTCATTTGTGGGTATCGTGTAGAAGAAATCGAAGATCCATTAATGCAAAAAATTAGGTATTTAGACAAACTAATTGATGAATTAGCCAAAGGAAAAACTATGGAAAAAATTTTAAGAAATAAATAA